Proteins encoded by one window of Salvia splendens isolate huo1 chromosome 5, SspV2, whole genome shotgun sequence:
- the LOC121805660 gene encoding putative uncharacterized protein DDB_G0294196 isoform X2 — protein sequence MASSGRGPNSDSKSFDFGSDDILCSYEDYGYQDGNNAVHSVPSLANNSPKEVNKSRMVRSSVFTAATYITPDESSYSQGVITTVENSMKKHTDNVTRFLEGISSRLSQLELYCYNLDKSIGEMHSDWVRDCGESDSKLRSLEKHIQEVHRSVQILRDKQELSDTQKELAKLQLAQRVSGLGSNKQPNEERTSTPAFEPKKAENSSEFQEQQLALALPNQIAPQPSLPSGLVEHQQPSVTPQSSMPPQSMSQVQAYYMNPQQIANIPPQSQPSQTQYIPIQSQGQDFSRMIPQPSQPQGNMGSQVQLLPPYQQQWSQQQLQQPIQPNQQPAMQPQIRASSPMTFSSYLPGKTMQQQPPKLKNGYAPQSGEGGYTSGGPRPQLPPGNTYVVFDGEPGRTHHHPPQPQFQQGSYTPQQSQPPRVPSNSAIVPPQPMRTHPYNELIEKLVSMGYRGEHVLSIIQRLEENGQTVDFNVVLNRFNGHSTGSHRGW from the exons ATGGCATCATCGGGCCGCGGTCCAAATTCGGACTCCAAATCTTTCGATTTCGGGTCGGATGATATCCTCTGTTCCTACGAGGATTACGGATATCAGGATGGGAATAATGCTGTTCATTCTGTTCCATCCCTTGCAAACAATTCACCTAAg GAGGTAAACAAAAGCAGAATGGTGAGATCATCTGTTTTTACAGCCGCAACTTACATTACCCCTGATGAATCTTCTTATAGTCAAGGTGTCATCACTACTGTTGAAAACAGCATGAAGAAACACACTGATAATGTCACCCGTTTTCTTGAGGGAATTAGTTCACGGTTGTCACAGTTGGAATTATATTGCTACAATCTGGACAAATCGATTGGAGAAATGCATTCTGACTGGGTTCGTGATTGTGGAGAGTCGGATTCAAAGCTCAGATCTCTGGAAAAACATATTCAAGAG GTACACAGATCCGTGCAGATCTTAAGAGATAAGCAGGAACTTTCAGATACTCAGAAGGAATTAGCCAAACTTCAGCTTGCACAAAGGGTATCTGGTTTGGGTAGTAATAAACAACCTAACGAGGAGAGAACTTCAACACCTGCTTTTGAGCCCAAAAAGGCTGAGAACTCTTCAGAATTTCAAGAACAGCAGTTGGCACTTGCACTACCTAACCAAATAGCCCCACAGCCCTCGCTCCCTTCTGGGCTGGTTGAGCATCAGCAGCCTTCAGTCACGCCCCAATCATCGATGCCTCCCCAAAGTATGTCGCAAGTACAGGCGTATTACATGAATCCCCAACAGATTGCCAATATTCCACCCCAATCCCAACCATCTCAGACTCAGTACATACCGATACAATCTCAAGGTCAAGATTTCTCGAGGATGATACCCCAGCCATCCCAACCACAGGGAAACATGGGCTCACAAGTTCAGTTGTTACCTCCTTACCAACAGCAATGGTCCCAGCAGCAGCTACAGCAGCCCATTCAGCCCAACCAACAGCCGGCTATGCAACCACAGATTCGAGCCTCCTCTCCAATGACTTTTTCTTCCTATCTGCCAG GCAAAACAATGCAACAACAACCTCCAAAGCTCAAGAATGGGTATGCACCGCAATCAGGGGAAGGTGGTTACACGTCTGGTGGGCCTCGCCCACAGCTTCCGCCTGGGAATACTTATGTGGTCTTCGATGGCGAGCCAGGAAGAACAcatcaccaccccccacagCCTCAGTTCCAACAAGGTAGTTACACTCCTCAGCAGAGCCAACCACCCCGTGTTCCCAGCAATAGTGCGATAGTTCCCCCACAGCCCATGCGCACCCATCCTTACAACGAGTTGATCGAGAAGCTGGTGAGCATGGGTTACAGAGGTGAGCATGTCCTCAGCATCATCCAGAGGCTGGAAGAAAACGGCCAGACCGTCGATTTCAATGTGGTGCTCAATAGGTTTAACGGACACTCCACAGGCTCTCATAGAGGATGGTGA
- the LOC121805660 gene encoding putative uncharacterized protein DDB_G0294196 isoform X1: MASSGRGPNSDSKSFDFGSDDILCSYEDYGYQDGNNAVHSVPSLANNSPKEVNKSRMVRSSVFTAATYITPDESSYSQGVITTVENSMKKHTDNVTRFLEGISSRLSQLELYCYNLDKSIGEMHSDWVRDCGESDSKLRSLEKHIQEVHRSVQILRDKQELSDTQKELAKLQLAQRVSGLGSNKQPNEERTSTPAFEPKKAENSSEFQEQQLALALPNQIAPQPSLPSGLVEHQQPSVTPQSSMPPQSMSQVQAYYMNPQQIANIPPQSQPSQTQYIPIQSQGQDFSRMIPQPSQPQGNMGSQVQLLPPYQQQWSQQQLQQPIQPNQQPAMQPQIRASSPMTFSSYLPGQLNQSPIEIPPGSIHMQMSFGGASRPDSAGSDGKPCGYNTAGKTMQQQPPKLKNGYAPQSGEGGYTSGGPRPQLPPGNTYVVFDGEPGRTHHHPPQPQFQQGSYTPQQSQPPRVPSNSAIVPPQPMRTHPYNELIEKLVSMGYRGEHVLSIIQRLEENGQTVDFNVVLNRFNGHSTGSHRGW; this comes from the exons ATGGCATCATCGGGCCGCGGTCCAAATTCGGACTCCAAATCTTTCGATTTCGGGTCGGATGATATCCTCTGTTCCTACGAGGATTACGGATATCAGGATGGGAATAATGCTGTTCATTCTGTTCCATCCCTTGCAAACAATTCACCTAAg GAGGTAAACAAAAGCAGAATGGTGAGATCATCTGTTTTTACAGCCGCAACTTACATTACCCCTGATGAATCTTCTTATAGTCAAGGTGTCATCACTACTGTTGAAAACAGCATGAAGAAACACACTGATAATGTCACCCGTTTTCTTGAGGGAATTAGTTCACGGTTGTCACAGTTGGAATTATATTGCTACAATCTGGACAAATCGATTGGAGAAATGCATTCTGACTGGGTTCGTGATTGTGGAGAGTCGGATTCAAAGCTCAGATCTCTGGAAAAACATATTCAAGAG GTACACAGATCCGTGCAGATCTTAAGAGATAAGCAGGAACTTTCAGATACTCAGAAGGAATTAGCCAAACTTCAGCTTGCACAAAGGGTATCTGGTTTGGGTAGTAATAAACAACCTAACGAGGAGAGAACTTCAACACCTGCTTTTGAGCCCAAAAAGGCTGAGAACTCTTCAGAATTTCAAGAACAGCAGTTGGCACTTGCACTACCTAACCAAATAGCCCCACAGCCCTCGCTCCCTTCTGGGCTGGTTGAGCATCAGCAGCCTTCAGTCACGCCCCAATCATCGATGCCTCCCCAAAGTATGTCGCAAGTACAGGCGTATTACATGAATCCCCAACAGATTGCCAATATTCCACCCCAATCCCAACCATCTCAGACTCAGTACATACCGATACAATCTCAAGGTCAAGATTTCTCGAGGATGATACCCCAGCCATCCCAACCACAGGGAAACATGGGCTCACAAGTTCAGTTGTTACCTCCTTACCAACAGCAATGGTCCCAGCAGCAGCTACAGCAGCCCATTCAGCCCAACCAACAGCCGGCTATGCAACCACAGATTCGAGCCTCCTCTCCAATGACTTTTTCTTCCTATCTGCCAGGTCAGCTGAATCAGTCACCTATTGAAATACCTCCCGGTAGCATACACATGCAGATGTCATTCGGCGGAGCATCTCGTCCTGATTCAGCAGGTTCTGATGGAAAGCCTTGTGGATACAACACTGCAGGCAAAACAATGCAACAACAACCTCCAAAGCTCAAGAATGGGTATGCACCGCAATCAGGGGAAGGTGGTTACACGTCTGGTGGGCCTCGCCCACAGCTTCCGCCTGGGAATACTTATGTGGTCTTCGATGGCGAGCCAGGAAGAACAcatcaccaccccccacagCCTCAGTTCCAACAAGGTAGTTACACTCCTCAGCAGAGCCAACCACCCCGTGTTCCCAGCAATAGTGCGATAGTTCCCCCACAGCCCATGCGCACCCATCCTTACAACGAGTTGATCGAGAAGCTGGTGAGCATGGGTTACAGAGGTGAGCATGTCCTCAGCATCATCCAGAGGCTGGAAGAAAACGGCCAGACCGTCGATTTCAATGTGGTGCTCAATAGGTTTAACGGACACTCCACAGGCTCTCATAGAGGATGGTGA
- the LOC121805660 gene encoding altered inheritance of mitochondria protein 3-like isoform X3 — MISSVPTRITDIRMGIMLFILFHPLQTIHLSQGVITTVENSMKKHTDNVTRFLEGISSRLSQLELYCYNLDKSIGEMHSDWVRDCGESDSKLRSLEKHIQEVHRSVQILRDKQELSDTQKELAKLQLAQRVSGLGSNKQPNEERTSTPAFEPKKAENSSEFQEQQLALALPNQIAPQPSLPSGLVEHQQPSVTPQSSMPPQSMSQVQAYYMNPQQIANIPPQSQPSQTQYIPIQSQGQDFSRMIPQPSQPQGNMGSQVQLLPPYQQQWSQQQLQQPIQPNQQPAMQPQIRASSPMTFSSYLPGQLNQSPIEIPPGSIHMQMSFGGASRPDSAGSDGKPCGYNTAGKTMQQQPPKLKNGYAPQSGEGGYTSGGPRPQLPPGNTYVVFDGEPGRTHHHPPQPQFQQGSYTPQQSQPPRVPSNSAIVPPQPMRTHPYNELIEKLVSMGYRGEHVLSIIQRLEENGQTVDFNVVLNRFNGHSTGSHRGW, encoded by the exons ATGATATCCTCTGTTCCTACGAGGATTACGGATATCAGGATGGGAATAATGCTGTTCATTCTGTTCCATCCCTTGCAAACAATTCACCTAAg TCAAGGTGTCATCACTACTGTTGAAAACAGCATGAAGAAACACACTGATAATGTCACCCGTTTTCTTGAGGGAATTAGTTCACGGTTGTCACAGTTGGAATTATATTGCTACAATCTGGACAAATCGATTGGAGAAATGCATTCTGACTGGGTTCGTGATTGTGGAGAGTCGGATTCAAAGCTCAGATCTCTGGAAAAACATATTCAAGAG GTACACAGATCCGTGCAGATCTTAAGAGATAAGCAGGAACTTTCAGATACTCAGAAGGAATTAGCCAAACTTCAGCTTGCACAAAGGGTATCTGGTTTGGGTAGTAATAAACAACCTAACGAGGAGAGAACTTCAACACCTGCTTTTGAGCCCAAAAAGGCTGAGAACTCTTCAGAATTTCAAGAACAGCAGTTGGCACTTGCACTACCTAACCAAATAGCCCCACAGCCCTCGCTCCCTTCTGGGCTGGTTGAGCATCAGCAGCCTTCAGTCACGCCCCAATCATCGATGCCTCCCCAAAGTATGTCGCAAGTACAGGCGTATTACATGAATCCCCAACAGATTGCCAATATTCCACCCCAATCCCAACCATCTCAGACTCAGTACATACCGATACAATCTCAAGGTCAAGATTTCTCGAGGATGATACCCCAGCCATCCCAACCACAGGGAAACATGGGCTCACAAGTTCAGTTGTTACCTCCTTACCAACAGCAATGGTCCCAGCAGCAGCTACAGCAGCCCATTCAGCCCAACCAACAGCCGGCTATGCAACCACAGATTCGAGCCTCCTCTCCAATGACTTTTTCTTCCTATCTGCCAGGTCAGCTGAATCAGTCACCTATTGAAATACCTCCCGGTAGCATACACATGCAGATGTCATTCGGCGGAGCATCTCGTCCTGATTCAGCAGGTTCTGATGGAAAGCCTTGTGGATACAACACTGCAGGCAAAACAATGCAACAACAACCTCCAAAGCTCAAGAATGGGTATGCACCGCAATCAGGGGAAGGTGGTTACACGTCTGGTGGGCCTCGCCCACAGCTTCCGCCTGGGAATACTTATGTGGTCTTCGATGGCGAGCCAGGAAGAACAcatcaccaccccccacagCCTCAGTTCCAACAAGGTAGTTACACTCCTCAGCAGAGCCAACCACCCCGTGTTCCCAGCAATAGTGCGATAGTTCCCCCACAGCCCATGCGCACCCATCCTTACAACGAGTTGATCGAGAAGCTGGTGAGCATGGGTTACAGAGGTGAGCATGTCCTCAGCATCATCCAGAGGCTGGAAGAAAACGGCCAGACCGTCGATTTCAATGTGGTGCTCAATAGGTTTAACGGACACTCCACAGGCTCTCATAGAGGATGGTGA
- the LOC121805605 gene encoding cytochrome P450 716B1-like, whose translation MESTMIMLWGVAFVSLVYLVMMKKGIGKRRLPPGPLGLPIVGQSLELLKAMRDDKAEVWLQERARKYGPISKMNIFGRKTVFLTGQAYNKFMFSCDEETISNKQPKSMRQVFGPTNLFEMSGEDHRRLRRAYLSFLKPEALKQYVGTMDHEIRLHLTQHWHDDQVISVEPLMKTLTFNMICTLLFGIERGERREKFVHLFEQVMEGLLLVPINIPFTRYNRSIRARKESGTLIRTLMREKREKLARGEPAHDLISSLLSMCDEDGSPLLTDQEIEDNSAVALIAGYDTTSTLLTYIVKLIAQHPNVHQLLLKENQEIMRGKKNASDPLTWDDLGKMKYTWRFATEVLRLYPPGLFGFRHVLRDFEIDGYVIPKGWQLLWAACTTHLDGSIFPDPLNFNPSRYEDQAAMPPNTFVAFGGGARKCPGYEFARMETLAMIHYLVTRFTWKLHLEDNTVSRDPMPVFKHGLPIHIHINNPSEKLL comes from the exons ATGGAGTCGACGATGATTATGTTGTGGGGGGTGGCGTTTGTGTCTCTAGTTTATTTGGTGATGATGAAGAAGGGGATTGGGAAGAGAAGGCTCCCACCGGGGCCGTTAGGACTTCCGATAGTCGGGCAAAGCCTGGAGCTTCTGAAGGCGATGCGAGATGATAAAGCTGAGGTGTGGCTGCAAGAAAGGGCCCGAAAATACGGCCCGATTTCGAAGATGAACATATTCGGAAGAAAGACGGTGTTTCTAACAGGCCAAGCTTACAACAAATTCATGTTCAGCTGCGACGAGGAGACGATCTCCAACAAGCAGCCCAAGTCGATGCGACAAGTGTTTGGGCCGACGAATTTGTTCGAGATGTCCGGGGAAGATCACCGGCGGTTGAGAAGAGCATACCTTTCCTTCTTGAAGCCAGAAGCCCTGAAACAGTATGTGGGGACGATGGACCATGAGATCAGACTGCATCTCACACAGCATTGGCATGACGACCAAGTTATCTCG GTGGAACCGCTGATGAAGACCCTCACATTCAATATGATTTGCACGCTTCTGTTTGGAATAGAGAGAGGGGAGAGAAGGGAAAAATTTGTGCATCTGTTCGAACAAGTGATGGAAGGACTGTTGCTGGTGCCGATCAATATCCCCTTCACCCGCTACAACAGAAGCATACGCGCCAGGAAGGAATCTGGAACCTTGATAAGGACACTGATGCGCGAGAAGAGGGAGAAACTCGCCAGAGGAGAACCTGCGCACGATCTCATCTCCAGCTTGCTCTCCATGTGCGATGAAGACGGCTCACCTCTCTTGACCGACCAGGAAATCGAGGACAACAGCGCTGTGGCGTTGATCGCCGGCTACGACACCACCTCCACGCTTCTCACATACATAGTCAAACTCATAGCTCAACACCCCAATGTTCATCAACTTCTCCTCAAAG AGAACCAAGAGATTATGCGAGGAAAGAAGAACGCGAGTGATCCTCTGACATGGGATGATCTTGGTAAGATGAAGTACACATGGAGATTTGCGACAGAGGTGTTGAGGTTGTATCCACCAGGATTGTTCGGGTTCAGGCATGTCCTTCGAGATTTTGAGATTGATGGATACGTTATTCCTAAAGGATGGCAGTTGCTATGGGCAGCATGCACCACGCATTTGGATGGGTCCATATTCCCGGATCCGCTCAACTTCAACCCCTCGCGTTACGAAGATCAAGCAGCCATGCCACCGAATACCTTTGTAGCGTTtggaggaggtgccaggaagtGTCCTGGCTACGAATTTGCAAGAATGGAGACGTTAGCGATGATTCATTATTTGGTCACTCGCTTCACTTGGAAGCTTCATTTGGAAGATAATACAGTAAGCAGAGATCCCATGCCGGTTTTCAAACACGGCTTGCCCATACACATTCACATCAACAACCCCTCAGAAAAATTGTTGTAA
- the LOC121802284 gene encoding cytochrome P450 716B1-like, whose translation MESTTILLWVLSFVPLVILMIKKKRIGERRVPPGSFGIPLIGQTLELSKAMRSDTAEEWLQQRARKYGPISKMSIFGKPTVFLTGQAYNKFVFSSDGKTLSSKQPASVSRLMGEKNLFQTIGEDHRRLRGAILSFLKPEALKQYVGMMDNEIRLHLAQHWHPDHVISVEPLMKTLTFNMICTLMFGIERGERRETFVRLFKEVIEGTFVAPINLPFTRFNRSIRARSEVGAIIREVIREKRAKLEKGEKGHDLITSLLSMCDEDGLPLLSDQEIEDNCTVTMVAGYDTTSGLLTYLVKLIAEHPNVYQLLLKEQEEIAGGKKEASDPLTWEDIGKMKYTWRTGTEALRMYPPILFVFKTALQDIEVGGYVIPKGWQVLWTTCITHLDGSIYPDPHKFNPSRFEDQAAMPPHTFIPFGGGARLCPGNEFARIETLAMIHYLVTRFTWKLCLEENTVSREPMPVFKQGLPIRLNSREPYKA comes from the exons ATGGAGTCGACGACGATATTGTTGTGGGTGCTGTCGTTTGTGCCTCTGGTTATATTGATGATaaagaagaagagaattggGGAGAGAAGGGTCCCACCGGGGTCGTTTGGAATTCCGTTAATCGGGCAAACCCTGGAGCTTTCGAAGGCGATGCGATCTGATACAGCTGAGGAGTGGCTGCAACAAAGGGCCCGAAAATACGGCCCGATTTCGAAGATGAGTATATTCGGAAAGCCGACGGTGTTTCTAACGGGCCAAGCTTACAATAAGTTCGTATTCAGCAGCGACGGGAAGACGCTCTCCAGCAAGCAGCCGGCGTCGGTGAGCCGGCTGATGGGCGAGAAGAATTTGTTTCAGACTATCGGCGAAGATCACCGCCGATTGAGAGGAGCAATCCTCTCCTTCTTGAAGCCAGAAGCCCTCAAACAGTATGTGGGGATGATGGACAATGAGATCAGGTTGCACCTCGCCCAACATTGGCATCCCGATCATGTTATCTcg GTGGAACCGCTGATGAAGACACTGACATTCAATATGATTTGCACGCTTATGTTTGGAATAGAGAGAGGGGAGAGAAGGGAAACCTTTGTGCGTCTCTTCAAAGAAGTGATAGAGGGTACGTTTGTTGCACCCATAAATCTCCCCTTTACGCGCTTCAACAGAAGCATACGGGCGAGGTCGGAAGTTGGAGCCATAATAAGGGAAGTGATACGCGAGAAGAGAGCCAAACTTGAGAAAGGAGAAAAGGGGCACGATCTCATCACCAGCTTACTCTCCATGTGCGATGAAGACGGCTTACCGCTCTTGTCTGACCAGGAAATCGAGGACAACTGCACAGTGACGATGGTCGCCGGATACGACACCACCTCCGGCCTTCTCACATACTTAGTCAAACTCATAGCTGAACACCCCAATGTTTATCAACTTCTCCTCAAAG AGCAAGAAGAGATTGCAGGAGGGAAGAAGGAAGCAAGTGATCCTCTAACTTGGGAAGATATTGGTAAGATGAAGTACACGTGGAGAACTGGGACGGAGGCGTTGAGGATGTATCCACCAATATTATTCGTGTTTAAGACAGCGCTTCAAGATATTGAAGTAGGAGGATATGTTATTCCTAAAGGATGGCAGGTGCTTTGGACAACATGCATAACGCATTTGGATGGATCCATATACCCGGATCCGCACAAGTTCAACCCCTCACGTTTCGAAGATCAAGCAGCAATGCCACCACATACCTTCATACCGTTTGGAGGAGGTGCGAGGCTTTGCCCAGGAAACGAATTTGCAAGAATAGAGACGTTGGCGATGATTCATTACTTGGTCACTCGCTTTACTTGGAAGCTCTGTTTGGAAGAGAATACCGTCAGCAGAGAACCCATGCCAGTTTTCAAACAAGGCCTACCCATACGCCTTAACAGCAGAGAACCTTATAAAGCATGa